Proteins encoded by one window of Vigna unguiculata cultivar IT97K-499-35 unplaced genomic scaffold, ASM411807v1 contig_419, whole genome shotgun sequence:
- the LOC114171925 gene encoding sugar transport protein 1-like: protein MPGAFISSGPSESKNYPGKLTVRVFVACFVAAFGGLIFGYDLGISGGVTSMDPFLKKFFPEVYAKENNIKPSDNQYCKFDSQTLTLFTSSLYLAALVASVLASTVTRLTGRRAIMFCGGLLFLAGALLNGFAQHVWMLIVGRILLGFGIGCANQSVPIYMSEVAPYKYRGALNMMFQLAITIGIFVANVLNYIFAKMENGEGWRYSLGCAIVPAIMIMFGAIILPDSPSSLIERGLDEKAKKELIKIRGTTDIDQEFEDLMAASESSKAVKHPWVSLLKRQYRPQLAFAIAIPFFQQLTGMNVIMFYAPILFKTIGFGATASLMSAMIIGACNAIATLVSIFTVDKFGRRTLFLEGGAQMLICQILIAMAIGLKFGIDGNPGVLPKWYAIMVVCGICIYVAGFAWSWGPLGWLVPSEIFPLEVRSAAQSVNVSVNMIFTFVIAQIFTTMLCHMKFGLFMFFACFVFAMTIFIFKLLPETKGVPIEEMHIVWQSHPYWKKFVTPNASPESVC from the exons ATGCCGGGAGCTTTCATCTCAAGTGGCCCTTCAGAATCAAAGAACTATCCAGGAAAACTTACTGTTCGGGTGTTCGTAGCATGCTTCGTAGCTGCATTTGGAGGATTGATATTTGGCTACGACCTTGGCATATCTg GTGGTGTGACTTCTATGGATCCGTTTCTGAAGAAATTCTTTCCTGAAGTGTATGCAAAGGAGAACAATATAAAGCCCTCTGATAACCAATACTGCAAATTCGATAGCCAAACATTAACGTTGTTTACATCATCTTTGTATTTGGCTGCACTTGTTGCCTCGGTGTTAGCATCCACTGTGACTCGACTCACCGGAAGGCGAGCTATCATGTTTTGTGGCGGTCTGCTCTTTCTTGCTGGTGCTCTATTGAATGGCTTCGCTCAACATGTTTGGATGCTCATTGTTGGTCGCATTCTACTTGGCTTCGGAATTGGATGCGCCAATCAG TCTGTGCCAATCTATATGTCTGAGGTTGCTCCCTACAAGTACCGAGGAGCACTTAATATGATGTTCCAATTGGCAATCACTATTGGTATCTTTGTTGCCAATGTTCTTAACTACATTTTTGCCAAAATGGAGAATGGGGAAGGATGGCGGTATAGCTTGGGTTGTGCAATAGTTCCTGCTATCATGATCATGTTTGGTGCAATCATTCTTCCAGATTCACCGAGTTCCTTAATTGAACGTGGTCTTGATGAGAAGGCCAAGAAGGAACTTATCAAAATTCGAGGAACCACGGACATTGATCAAGAGTTTGAGGATCTTATGGCAGCGAGTGAATCCTCCAAAGCAGTGAAACACCCTTGGGTCTCTTTGTTGAAGAGACAATATAGACCTCAACTCGCGTTTGCCATAGCCATTCCCTTCTTCCAACAACTCACTGGCATGAACGTGATAATGTTTTATGCTCCTATTTTGTTTAAAACCATTGGTTTTGGAGCCACTGCTTCTCTCATGTCGGCCATGATCATCGGCGCTTGCAACGCAATTGCCACTCTAGTCTCCATATTCACTGTTGACAAGTTCGGGAGACGTACCCTTTTCTTAGAAGGAGGGGCACAAATGCTTATCTGTCag ATTCTGATAGCTATGGCGATTGGACTCAAATTTGGAATTGATGGAAACCCAGGAGTGTTGCCAAAGTGGTATGCTATCATGGTTGTGTGCGGCATATGTATCTACGTTGCAGGATTTGCATGGTCTTGGGGTCCTTTAGGGTGGTTGGTTCCGAGTGAAATTTTTCCGCTTGAGGTGCGATCAGCTGCACAAAGTGTTAATGTTTCTGTTAACATGATCTTTACCTTTGTCATTGCACAAATTTTCACCACAATGCTCTGTCACATGAAATTTGGACTCTTCATGTTCTTTGCATGCTTTGTCTTTGCGATGACAATATTCATCTTCAAACTTCTACCTGAGACTAAAGGGGTTCCCATCGAAGAAATGCACATTGTATGGCAGAGTCATCCCTACTGGAAAAAGTTTGTTACTCCAAACGCTTCTCCAGAATCCGTGTGTTAG